From a region of the Sinorhizobium sp. B11 genome:
- a CDS encoding DUF1402 family protein gives MRRLLTSLVIAMTIVGSVPALAAQAVPPGNRHAEQPDIPGASVRRTKGTKTTFDIKYEKVYDLLSTDHELMGKIKKVSNAYGINPIHVIGAIVGEHTYNVDAYDRLQSYYVKAASYAGQSFRFAYDGETVDDFVDRPQFAACNGKSDSYALWSCREDVWESDFRGKTVDGKSFPNNRFSAVFFQPFYAGQTFGLGQVNPLTALMLSDLVSRVSGYPKLNEKNAGSVYKAIMDPDISLAFVAASIRRSIDDYKEIAGMDISGNPGVTATLYNVGNSRQRAAALAAKNRSSGTMVWPEENYYGWLINDKLDQLKGLL, from the coding sequence GTGCGACGCCTTTTGACAAGCCTTGTGATTGCGATGACCATTGTGGGCTCGGTTCCTGCGCTTGCGGCGCAGGCAGTCCCGCCCGGCAACCGTCATGCCGAGCAGCCGGATATTCCAGGCGCTTCGGTCCGCCGCACCAAGGGCACCAAGACGACGTTCGATATTAAATATGAGAAGGTGTACGACCTCCTGTCGACCGACCATGAACTCATGGGCAAGATCAAGAAGGTTTCGAATGCCTATGGTATCAACCCCATTCATGTGATCGGCGCGATCGTCGGCGAACATACTTATAATGTCGATGCCTATGACCGCCTGCAGTCCTACTATGTGAAGGCCGCTTCCTATGCCGGTCAGAGCTTCCGTTTTGCCTATGATGGCGAGACTGTCGATGATTTCGTCGACCGGCCGCAATTTGCCGCCTGCAACGGCAAGAGCGATTCCTACGCGCTCTGGAGCTGCCGTGAGGATGTCTGGGAAAGCGATTTCCGCGGCAAGACGGTCGACGGCAAGAGCTTCCCCAACAATCGGTTCAGCGCTGTCTTCTTCCAGCCTTTCTATGCCGGCCAGACCTTCGGTCTTGGCCAGGTCAATCCGCTGACCGCTCTGATGCTGTCCGATCTCGTATCCCGTGTTTCCGGCTATCCGAAGCTTAACGAGAAGAATGCCGGCTCTGTCTACAAAGCGATCATGGACCCAGACATCTCGCTCGCCTTCGTCGCGGCCTCGATCCGCCGGTCGATCGACGACTACAAGGAGATTGCCGGCATGGATATCTCCGGCAATCCGGGGGTGACAGCCACACTTTATAATGTCGGCAATTCCCGCCAGCGCGCCGCAGCCCTTGCCGCCAAGAATCGTTCCTCCGGCACGATGGTCTGGCCGGAAGAGAATTATTACGGCTGGCTGATCAACGACAAACTGGACCAGCTCAAGGGCCTGCTCTAA